The proteins below come from a single Malus domestica chromosome 03, GDT2T_hap1 genomic window:
- the LOC103407895 gene encoding pentatricopeptide repeat-containing protein At5g27110 yields MDTTKLLCLLRMCISSKLLKQGKLVHQKILTLGLQNDLALCKNLIDFYFSCHFNDSAKLVFQSIENPSSISLWNGLMTAYTKNFMFNEALELFGSLLRYPYLCPDSYTYPSVLKGCGALGEVSLGKMIHNHLIKIGFVSDIVVASSLVCMYAKCNIFECAIQLFDEMPERDVACWNTVISCYYQDGQARKAIDLYEKMRNSGFMPNSVTLTTVISSCARISDLERGMEIHKELIKSRLVLDSFVCSALVDMYGKCGCLDMAKQVFEQIPIKNVISWNSMITAYSVSGDSRSCIQLFRRMNDEGTSPTLTTFSSILLACSRSAQLQHGKFIHAFIIRNIIEADIYIYSSLLDLYFKCGSVSSAKIVFEKMPKTNAASWNVMISGYVKVGDYFGALAMYDDMKVAGVRPNAITVTSILSACSQLAALEKGKEIHRTLIDSELETNEIVMGALLDMYAKCGVVDEALYVFNRLPDRDLVSWTSMITAYGAHGQALEALKLFGEMQQSYAKPDGVTLLAVLSACSHVGLVDEGCHYFSQMITDYGIKPRVEHYSCLMDLLGRAGRLDGAYQILQRTPEIREDVDLLSTLFSACCLHKDLDLGVKIAGLLMEKNPDDPSTYIMLSNIYASVKKWDEVRKVRLKMKELGLRKYPGCSWIEINKRIQPFFVEDKSHSQSEMVYECLASLASHMERDELFPNRAADI; encoded by the coding sequence ATGGACACCACAAAACTATTGTGTCTCTTAAGAATGTGTATTAGTTCCAAGTTGCTGAAGCAAGGCAAGCTCGTCCACCAAAAGATTCTCACTCTAGGCTTACAGAATGACCTTGCTCTTTGCAAAAACCTGATAGACTTTTACTTCTCTTGCCATTTTAATGACTCTGCAAAGCTTGTTTTCCAATCCATTGAAAACCCATCCAGTATTTCCCTGTGGAATGGCCTCATGACAGCTTATACCAAGAACTTCATGTTCAACGAAGCTCTTGAGCTCTTTGGCAGTTTGCTGCGCTACCCTTATCTTTGTCCTGATAGTTACACTTATCCAAGTGTCCTTAAGGGCTGTGGTGCATTGGGTGAAGTTAGTTTGGGAAAAATGATCCATAACCATTTGATAAAGATTGGTTTCGTATCAGATATTGTTGTTGCCAGCTCTCTTGTGTGCATGTATGCTAAATGCAACATTTTTGAGTGTGCTATACAgctgtttgatgaaatgcccGAGAGAGATGTGGCATGTTGGAATACTGTAATTTCTTGTTATTATCAAGATGGGCAAGCTCGTAAGGCAATAGACTTGTATGAAAAGATGAGGAATTCTGGATTTATGCCCAATTCAGTAACCCTTACAACTGTTATTTCATCGTGTGCAAGAATTTCAGATTTAGAGAGAGGTATGGAGATTCACAAGGAGTTAATAAAAAGTCGCTTGGTTTTGGATTCCTTTGTTTGTTCTGCTCTTGTGGATATGTATGGAAAATGCGGATGTTTAGATATGGCAAAACAGGTTTTTGAGCAAATCCCAATAAAGAATGTAATTTCTTGGAATTCTATGATCACAGCATACAGTGTATCAGGTGACAGTAGATCCTGTATCCAACTTTTTAGAAGGATGAATGATGAAGGAACGAGTCCCACGTTAACTACTTTTAGTAGCATACTGTTGGCCTGTTCAAGGTCAGCCCAACTACAGCACGGAAAATTCATACATGCGTTTATTATAAGAAACATTATTGAGGCTGATATCTACATTTACAGCTCGCTCCTAGATCTCTACTTCAAGTGTGGAAGTGTCTCATCAGCTAAAATTGTCTTTGAAAAGATGCCGAAGACAAACGCAGCTTCTTGGAATGTTATGATTTCTGGATATGTGAAAGTGGGTGATTATTTTGGGGCTCTGGCCATGTATGATGACATGAAAGTAGCTGGTGTAAGGCCAAATGCCATCACAGTAACTAGTATCTTATCAGCTTGTTCGCAACTTGCAGCACTGGAAAAGGGTAAGGAGATTCACAGAACTCTCATTGATAGTGAGTTGGAAACCAACGAAATAGTGATGGGGGCTCTCCTTGATATGTATGCTAAATGCGGTGTGGTGGATGAAGcactttatgtttttaataGATTACCAGATAGAGATCTTGTGTCATGGACCTCCATGATCACTGCATACGGAGCTCATGGTCAAGCTTTAGAAGCTTTAAAGCTTTTTGGTGAAATGCAGCAGTCCTATGCAAAGCCTGATGGAGTTACTCTTCTTGCGGTTCTATCTGCTTGTAGCCACGTGGGGCTAGTTGATGAAGGTTGTCACTATTTCAGTCAGATGATCACTGATTATGGAATTAAACCTAGAGTAGAACACTACTCTTGTTTGATGGATCTTCTTGGACGTGCTGGAAGATTGGATGGAGCATATCAAATTTTGCAAAGAACTCCGGAAATTAGGGAGGATGTTGACTTGTTAAGCACACTATTTTCTGCTTGTTGTTTGCACAAGGATCTAGATTTGGGTGTGAAAATCGCAGGGTTGTTAATGGAGAAGAATCCCGATGATCCTTCAACTTATATTATGTTATCAAATATTTATGCTTCTGTAAAGAAATGGGATGAAGTGCGGAAGGTGAGATTAAAGATGAAAGAATTAGGATTAAGGAAATATCCGGGCTGTAGCTGGATTGAGATTAACAAGAGGATCCAGCCTTTCTTTGTTGAAGACAAGTCCCACTCACAATCAGAAATGGTATATGAATGTCTCGCAAGTCTTGCCAGTCACATGGAGAGAGATGAGTTGTTTCCAAATAGAGCAGCAGATATATGA